A window of Cyanobacteriota bacterium genomic DNA:
CTTATGGTTGGCGGTCTGCGTCCTCGCCACGTGGTTCCTGCCTTCCACGACTTGGGCATGACCTTGGTGGGTACCGGATATGAATTTGGTCACAATGATGACTACAAACGTACCACCCACTACGTTGAGCATGGCACCCTAATCTATGATGATGTTTCTGCCTATGAGTTTGAGGAGTTTATCAAGAAACTGAAACCCGACTTAGTTGCTTCGGGTATTAAGGAGAAGTACGTCTTCCAGAAAATGGCATTGCCCTTCCGCCAGATGCACTCTTGGGATTACTCCGGCCCTTACCATGGCTATGACGGCTTTGCTATCTTTGCTCGCGACATGGATATGGCACTCAACAGCCCCACGTGGGACTTGATTGGTACGCCGTGGAAGCAGGATTAGTCACTAGTCATTGTCCATAGTTGATGCGCAGCAATTGACAGGGGACAACGGACGACAAACGAATTAACGACTCAGGAGAATTCTCATCATGGCTCAGAACAATATCGATCGCATTAAAGATCACGCTGAACTCTTTCACCAAGACGAATACCAACAACTATTTGCGGCTAAGAAACAGTTTGAAGGGGGACATGACCCCGATGTAGTAGCCCAAACGGCTGAGTGGACAAAGACCTGGGAATATCGGGAAAAGAACTTTGCCCGTGAAGCCCTGACTGTTAACCCAGCTAAAGCCTGTCAGCCCTTGGGCGCTATCCTAGCCGCGGTTGGCTTTGAAGGCACCCTGCCCTTTGTACATGGTTCTCAAGGCTGTGTCGCCTATTTCCGCAGCCACTTTACCCGCCACTTCAAGGAACCCTTTTCAGCCGTGTCCTCCTCCATGACGGAAGATGCAGCCGTGTTTGGGGGCTTGAACAATATGAAAGAGGGCTTAGCCAACTCCTACAACCTCTACAAGCCCAAGATGATTGCTGTTTGCACAACCTGCATGGCTGAGGTAATTGGTGATGACTTGCAAGCCTTCATCAAGGCCTCGAAGGATGAGGGATCTGTGCCCCAAGACTTCCCTGTGCCCTATGCCCACACCCCTAGCTTTGTCGGCTCTCATATCACGGGTTACGACAACATGATGAAGGGCATCTTGGTCAACCTGACCGAAGGCAAGAAACAGGAAACCACGAACGGCAGGATTAACTTCATTCCTGGCTTTGAGACCTACATCGGCAACTTGCGGGAAATCAAGCGCATTGCCAACCTAATGGGGATTGACTATACTCTCTTGGCTGATAACTCCGAATACCTGGATTCTCCCAATACGGGTGAGTACAACATGTACCCTGGTGGCACTAAGTTGGCAGATGCTGCCGATGCTATCAACGGTGAGGCAACGATCGCCTTCCAAGCCTACTCCACGGTCAAAACTCGTGAATTGATCGAAAGTTGGGGACAAGCGACCTATGTAGCTCGCCCGGTAGGCATCCGTGGTACCGACGAATTTTTGATGAAGTTGTCAGCTCTGACTGGCAAGCCCATCCCCCAAGAGCTAGAAGCAGAGCGGGGTCGTGCGGTGGATGCCCTCACAGATTCCCAAGCATGGCTGCATGGCAAGCGAGTAGCCTACTATGGCGACCCTGATTTGGTGATTGGCTTGACCCAGTTCTTGCTGGAAGTAGGTGCTGAACCTGTGCATATCGTTGTTACCAATAGCAATGATGTATTTGAGGCAGAACTACGGGCATTGCTGGATTCCAGCCCATTCGGCGCTGGTGCCACGATTTGGGGTGGCAGAGATCTGTGGCATATGCGCTCCTTACTGTTTACTGAACCCGTGGACTTCTTCATTGGCAATTCCTACGGTAAGTACCTCTGGCGGGATACGCACACCCCGATCGTGCGGATTGGCTATCCTATCTTTGATCGCCATCACCTGCATCGCTATGCCACCTACGGCTACCAGGGTGCTATCAACCTCCTTAACTGGATTGTCAACACCATCTTGGATGAACTCGATCGCAACACAATCATACCTGCGAAGACAGACATCTCCTATGACCTGATTCGCTAGTCCGACTATGCCCTCACCCTAACCCCTCTCCCACTTGGGGGAGGGGGGCTTAAGACAACGGTTTGGCTCCTAGCTCCCCTGGGAAAAGGGGTTCGGGAAGAGGACAACTTAACCCTCTGCCTTTATTCTCAAGAACCCACTATGCCTACCATTACGTCCCCCCTACCGCCTACCTCTGGTCTTCTAGATCCCATTCGCCGATGGATCAATCGCTATGAAATTCGCTCTGTCCGCACTGCTCACCTCATTTGTCAGGTGATTCCCCGCAGTTGCCCCTTTGAGCATCGCTTCTCCATCGGAAAATACAGCCTATATATCCCCCCCTTGTGCGAACTAAATCCCTTCTACAACGAGTTTGTTGCTCTGCGGTTCCGTGCCCTCAACTATCTTGAGGCCTGTGGTGAAACCATCGACAAATATGTTTGCTAACTAGCCATTGCTCACTGGCGTACTAGTCAACAACTGGTCAACAACTGATAGACGACAAAGGATAACGGACACATCATGAAACTCACTCAAGGCAAAATCAACGAACTCCTGAGCGAGTCAGCTTGCGAACACAACCACAAGAAAGACGGTAAAGGTAAAAACAAGTCCTGTACTCAAGTTGCCCAACCAGGGGCTGCTCAGGGGGGCTGTGCCTTTGATGGAGCCATGATTGCCCTTGTGCCCATTACTGATGCGGCTCACCTAGTGCATGGGCCGATCGCCTGTGCAGGCAACTCTTGGGGTAGTCGCGGCAGCCTCTCCTCTGGCCCTACCCTCTATAAAATGGGGTTCACAACTGACCTGACTGAAAATGACATCATCTTTGGTGGCGAAAAACGACTCTACAAGTCCATCCTAGAGGTTAACGATCGCTACAACCCCGCAGCTATCTTCGTATATTCCACCTGTGTCACTGCCCTAATTGGTGATGACTTAGAAGCGGTCTGTCAAAAAGCAGCAGAAAAGATAGGCGTACCCGTTGTTCCCGTTAACTCTCCTGGTGTTATCGGCAGCAAAAACCTGGGCAACCGCGTCGGTGGAGAAAGCCTGCTAGAGTATGTAGTCGGCACCCGTGAGCCAGACTACACCACCCCCTACGACATCAACCTGATCGGAGAATACAACATTGCCGGAGAACTGTGGGGCGTGCTGCCCCTATTCAAGAAACTGGGAATTCGCGTCCTTGCTCAAATTACGGGTGATGGCCGTTATCACGATATTGCCTGCTCTCACCGCGCCAAACTCAACGTCATGATTTGCTCCAAGGCACTCATTAACATGGCTCGCAAAATGGAGGAACGCTATGGCATCCCCTATATTGAGGAATCCTTCTATGGCGTAGCAGATATGAATCACTGTTTACGGAACATTGCCGCCAAGCTAGGAGATACCAGTTTGCAACAGCGAGTAGAGCACCTTATTGCTGAGGAGACTGCCAAGCTAGATGTAGCCCTAGCTCCCTACCGTGCCAGGCTGCGGGGTAAGCGAGTCGTGCTCTACACTGGTGGCGTGAAAAGCTGGTCAATTATCTCGGCTGCGAAGGATCTGGGCATGGAGGTGTGCGCCACTAGCACCAAGAAAAGCACTGAAGAAGATAAGGCTCGCATTAGGGAGCTATTGGGTCAAGACGGCATCATGCTGGAAAAGGGGAACGCCCAAGAACTGCTGCAAGTCATTGCTAAAACCAAGGCCGATATGTTGATTGCAGGTGGACGCAATCAATACACTGCCTTGAAGGCAAAAATCCCCTTCCTAGATATTAACCAAGAGCGTCATCATCCCTACGCTGGATATGTAGGGCTATTGGAAATGGCTCGTGAACTAGATGAGGCTCTGTATAGCCCGGTATGGGCACAAGTGCGGAAACCAGCCCCTTGGGATATGGAGGTGATCTAATGGCAACGGTTTCAATACCCAGAAAATCTGTGGCGGTGAACCCCCTGAAGCAAAGTCAACCCCTGGGAGCAGCGCTAGCCTTTCTGGGTTTAAAGGGCATTATGCCATTGTTCCATGGGTCTCAGGGATGTACAGCCTTTGCCAAAGTGATGCTAGTGCGCCACTTTCGGGAGGCAATTCCTCTGTCTACAACGGCAATGACGGAGGTGAGTACAATCTTGGGTGGAGAAGAGAATGTGGAACAGGCCATTCTCACCCTAGTAGAAAAGTCAAAACCGTCAATCATCGGCTTGTGCACTACGGGACTGACAGAAACCCGTGGTGACGATATGGATGGCATTTTGAAGTCTATCCGCAAGCGCCATCCTGAACTCCATGATTTGCCGATCGTCTTTGTGTCTACCCCCGATTTCAAAGGTGCCTTGCAGGATGGTTTTGCCGCCGCGGTTACCAGCATGGTTAGGACATTGCCCCAGCCCGGGGAAACTCGCCTAAACCAAATCACCGTGCTCATTAGCTCAGCCTATGCGCCAGGAGATGTGCAAGAAATCAAAGAGATGGTAGCGGCTTTTGACTTGCAGGCGATCGTCGTGCCAGATTTATCCCTATCTCTAGATGGGCATTTAGACGACTCTTACAACACCGTCACTAGCGATGGCACTACCCTGGCAGAACTACGAGAAATTGGTAGCTCTGTTTACACCGTGGCTCTAGGGGAAAGTATGCGCGAAGCAGCAGAATCCCTCCACACACAGTTTGGCATTCCCTATGAAGTGTTCCCTAGCTTAAGTAACTTGGACGCGATCGACAGCTTCTTGGAAGGGTTAGCAGACTTGAGTGGGTTGCCCGTGCCAGAGAAATATCGTCGTCAGCGTGCCCAACTACAGGATGCCATGCTAGATACCCACTTCTTCTTTGGGCGCAAACAGGTATCCCTAGCTATGGAACCAGACTTGTTGTGGTCAACAGTTCACTTTTTGCAGAGTATGGGTGCAGAGGTTCAAGCCGCTGTAACCACTACCAAATCTCCACTGCTCGAACAATTGCCTATCAATACGGTGACCATTGGTGACCTAGAGGACTTTGCTCAACTGGCCGTGGGGTCAGACTTGTTGATTGGCAACTCCAACGTTGCTACCGTCGCCCGCCGCCACCATATCCCCCTCTATCGATTGGGCTTCCCCATCTTCGATCGCCTCGGTAACGGACAACGCTGTACTGTGGGCTATCGCGGCATGATGCAACTGTTGTTCGACATTGGCAACCTATTTTTGGAGCAGGAGGAAAGCCACACAGCAACCTAGAGAAACTCTACAATTCTCCTCATCTTTTCCCAAGAGCTTTTCCCAAGAGATTGAGAATCCAGTAGCCAGGAGTAATCCTTCCATAAACGTGACGAGGAACATCCTATGAAAATTGCCTTCACCACCAGTGACAACATCCATATCGATGCCCATTTTGGCTCTGCCAGACAGATTGATGTGTATGACGTAGACCGAACGGGATACACCTTTGTTAACACCTTAAAATTTGATGGCAACCTCAACGAAGACGGCAATGAAGATAAGTTACTACCCAAAATTGCTGCCCTCCATGACTGTACAATCGTCTACGTCTCTGCTATTGGCGGCAGTGCTGCCTCACGCTTGATTAAGCATCGCATCACCCCCATCAAAGCTCGATCGGAAGATCAAAGCATTACTGATGTGCTGACAGAATTGGTAAAAACCCTCAATGGAAGTCCTCCCCCTTGGCTGAGAAAGGCGCTCCAGCAGCGCAGTCCCGCTCTTGATGAACTTGAACACCTTGATGACGTAAAGGAAGAAGTAACCCTATGACCACGATTGATTTACCTACAGCACCTGCCACCGGAGCAACCCCCGAAATCACTCCCTTTTTGAAGGCGATCGTGCAGCAAATTCGTGCCAATGACCCCTACGGCACCTACCGTAACTGGAGTGATGAACTGCTGCTCAAACCCTTTGTTGTCAGCAAAGCCCAGAAACGAGAAATTTCCGTAGACGGTGAGGTAGACCCCATTACCAAAGGGCGCATCCTAGCGTTTTATCGAGCGATCGCCCACCGCATTGAAGAAGAAACTGGACTTCTCTGCCAAGTGGTCATCGATCTCAGCCATGAAGGGTTCGGTTGGGCACTAGTCTTTTCTGGTCGCTTACTCGTTGTAGCC
This region includes:
- the nifK gene encoding nitrogenase molybdenum-iron protein subunit beta codes for the protein MAQNNIDRIKDHAELFHQDEYQQLFAAKKQFEGGHDPDVVAQTAEWTKTWEYREKNFAREALTVNPAKACQPLGAILAAVGFEGTLPFVHGSQGCVAYFRSHFTRHFKEPFSAVSSSMTEDAAVFGGLNNMKEGLANSYNLYKPKMIAVCTTCMAEVIGDDLQAFIKASKDEGSVPQDFPVPYAHTPSFVGSHITGYDNMMKGILVNLTEGKKQETTNGRINFIPGFETYIGNLREIKRIANLMGIDYTLLADNSEYLDSPNTGEYNMYPGGTKLADAADAINGEATIAFQAYSTVKTRELIESWGQATYVARPVGIRGTDEFLMKLSALTGKPIPQELEAERGRAVDALTDSQAWLHGKRVAYYGDPDLVIGLTQFLLEVGAEPVHIVVTNSNDVFEAELRALLDSSPFGAGATIWGGRDLWHMRSLLFTEPVDFFIGNSYGKYLWRDTHTPIVRIGYPIFDRHHLHRYATYGYQGAINLLNWIVNTILDELDRNTIIPAKTDISYDLIR
- a CDS encoding nitrogenase; the protein is MPTITSPLPPTSGLLDPIRRWINRYEIRSVRTAHLICQVIPRSCPFEHRFSIGKYSLYIPPLCELNPFYNEFVALRFRALNYLEACGETIDKYVC
- the nifE gene encoding nitrogenase iron-molybdenum cofactor biosynthesis protein NifE, with the protein product MKLTQGKINELLSESACEHNHKKDGKGKNKSCTQVAQPGAAQGGCAFDGAMIALVPITDAAHLVHGPIACAGNSWGSRGSLSSGPTLYKMGFTTDLTENDIIFGGEKRLYKSILEVNDRYNPAAIFVYSTCVTALIGDDLEAVCQKAAEKIGVPVVPVNSPGVIGSKNLGNRVGGESLLEYVVGTREPDYTTPYDINLIGEYNIAGELWGVLPLFKKLGIRVLAQITGDGRYHDIACSHRAKLNVMICSKALINMARKMEERYGIPYIEESFYGVADMNHCLRNIAAKLGDTSLQQRVEHLIAEETAKLDVALAPYRARLRGKRVVLYTGGVKSWSIISAAKDLGMEVCATSTKKSTEEDKARIRELLGQDGIMLEKGNAQELLQVIAKTKADMLIAGGRNQYTALKAKIPFLDINQERHHPYAGYVGLLEMARELDEALYSPVWAQVRKPAPWDMEVI
- the nifN gene encoding nitrogenase iron-molybdenum cofactor biosynthesis protein NifN, whose protein sequence is MATVSIPRKSVAVNPLKQSQPLGAALAFLGLKGIMPLFHGSQGCTAFAKVMLVRHFREAIPLSTTAMTEVSTILGGEENVEQAILTLVEKSKPSIIGLCTTGLTETRGDDMDGILKSIRKRHPELHDLPIVFVSTPDFKGALQDGFAAAVTSMVRTLPQPGETRLNQITVLISSAYAPGDVQEIKEMVAAFDLQAIVVPDLSLSLDGHLDDSYNTVTSDGTTLAELREIGSSVYTVALGESMREAAESLHTQFGIPYEVFPSLSNLDAIDSFLEGLADLSGLPVPEKYRRQRAQLQDAMLDTHFFFGRKQVSLAMEPDLLWSTVHFLQSMGAEVQAAVTTTKSPLLEQLPINTVTIGDLEDFAQLAVGSDLLIGNSNVATVARRHHIPLYRLGFPIFDRLGNGQRCTVGYRGMMQLLFDIGNLFLEQEESHTAT
- the nifX gene encoding nitrogen fixation protein NifX, with amino-acid sequence MKIAFTTSDNIHIDAHFGSARQIDVYDVDRTGYTFVNTLKFDGNLNEDGNEDKLLPKIAALHDCTIVYVSAIGGSAASRLIKHRITPIKARSEDQSITDVLTELVKTLNGSPPPWLRKALQQRSPALDELEHLDDVKEEVTL
- a CDS encoding NifX-associated nitrogen fixation protein, yielding MTTIDLPTAPATGATPEITPFLKAIVQQIRANDPYGTYRNWSDELLLKPFVVSKAQKREISVDGEVDPITKGRILAFYRAIAHRIEEETGLLCQVVIDLSHEGFGWALVFSGRLLVVAKTLRDAQRFGFDSLEKLEAEGAKIIASGINLANRFPEVGRL